A stretch of the Pseudomonas sp. ACM7 genome encodes the following:
- a CDS encoding autotransporter domain-containing protein: MPVQHKYRPKHLALAIALAVGCIEVSMAQQPEPQVNSDAPTTKPRKKTAKPNERFDDLFAIKEFIGPRENAARATNGSGEGQTVRPVTTEPLATVAVDFDEAFYESLNFPEPTASEVVSAPAEVDPFVQFQNDYTTQHTLISEPLQTIDGVSLVLGDADDLLVINRGARWDGELDGGNGVNGLLLNSVDGGTVGDTTNFAALRVAKGAWTLNGSNDFHEGAEVRKDATLFNLGAIKGTVYVDNGGTYGGYGNVGGLHVDGQLLVSENLGAPSIRGDLTLSESATLAYEVTDKADTSQTIFVEGIAKLGGASLLVTALPGDYAQPLNHTVISAERVEGTFSRVDSNLAFMKATPDYSDEKAVRLTYARNEVPFENLATNENGRELARSIEEPKASPTAQTPINTANAAVTALLASTTETASLAIDQLDGSQNANLAKATLSSDSPVSATLLSAMRQLDSANAYGKTGRRNNAPRLATGSEDNGRVWLQALGHGGTLDRDYDALKHTTHGLVLGADWGIDEEWRIGVMSGKSETRLDSRGLDGDLDSWHLGAYALRQNGPMSLRLGATYSSHDGSTKRRVAFKGFSDRPEGRYDANTQQAFAELGYNLGQANVSIEPFASLGYQRYQRDTYTEKGGAAALKVHGQTQTNMNSTFGLRLAKLNTLDNGMQLTPRFSAGWKHTYGDVYSDTRQQLVTGGKNFTVSGAPLDRDSLLVDAGLDLGLSAKHTLGVGLTGEIGTDSRNHGVTGQWRMAF; this comes from the coding sequence ATGCCCGTTCAACACAAATACCGACCAAAACACCTGGCGCTGGCCATTGCGCTTGCAGTGGGTTGCATAGAAGTCTCCATGGCACAGCAACCGGAGCCTCAAGTCAATTCCGACGCGCCGACCACCAAACCTCGTAAAAAAACCGCCAAGCCCAATGAGCGCTTCGATGATCTTTTCGCGATCAAGGAGTTCATCGGTCCACGTGAAAATGCTGCCCGGGCCACAAACGGGTCGGGTGAGGGGCAGACAGTTCGGCCAGTAACAACTGAACCGCTTGCCACCGTTGCAGTCGACTTCGATGAGGCCTTCTATGAGTCTCTTAACTTTCCCGAGCCCACCGCTTCCGAAGTAGTATCCGCTCCTGCGGAGGTAGACCCGTTCGTTCAGTTCCAGAACGACTACACCACTCAACACACCCTCATTTCAGAGCCACTCCAAACCATCGACGGCGTCTCGCTGGTATTGGGCGACGCGGATGACCTTCTGGTCATCAACAGAGGCGCCCGATGGGATGGAGAACTTGATGGCGGCAACGGAGTCAACGGGCTACTCCTTAATTCCGTAGACGGCGGCACAGTAGGAGACACAACCAATTTTGCTGCCCTGCGGGTCGCGAAAGGCGCATGGACATTAAATGGCAGCAACGACTTCCATGAAGGTGCCGAAGTAAGGAAAGACGCTACGCTATTTAACCTAGGCGCTATAAAAGGCACTGTGTACGTTGATAACGGAGGCACCTACGGCGGCTACGGCAATGTAGGCGGCTTGCACGTGGACGGTCAGTTACTGGTCAGTGAAAATTTGGGGGCTCCTTCCATTAGAGGGGATCTTACGCTTAGCGAAAGCGCCACACTCGCCTACGAAGTAACGGATAAGGCTGATACTTCACAGACTATTTTCGTCGAGGGAATCGCCAAGCTTGGTGGCGCGTCGTTACTGGTTACAGCTCTGCCAGGCGACTACGCACAACCCCTTAATCACACGGTAATTTCCGCAGAGCGGGTCGAAGGAACATTCAGTCGAGTCGACAGCAATCTGGCGTTCATGAAGGCTACCCCGGACTACAGTGACGAAAAGGCCGTCCGCCTGACCTACGCTCGCAACGAAGTGCCTTTCGAGAATCTCGCGACCAACGAAAACGGTCGGGAACTCGCCCGCAGTATTGAAGAGCCCAAAGCCAGTCCGACGGCGCAGACACCTATTAATACCGCCAACGCCGCCGTCACCGCCCTGCTCGCCTCCACCACCGAAACAGCCTCCCTGGCCATCGACCAGTTGGACGGCAGCCAGAACGCCAACCTCGCCAAGGCGACCCTGAGCAGTGACAGTCCGGTGAGCGCAACCCTGCTCTCGGCCATGCGGCAGCTGGATAGTGCCAATGCCTACGGCAAGACTGGCAGACGAAACAATGCACCACGCCTGGCCACCGGCAGCGAAGACAATGGCCGAGTCTGGCTGCAAGCGCTGGGTCACGGTGGGACGCTGGATCGCGACTACGACGCTCTGAAACACACAACCCACGGCCTGGTACTGGGAGCTGATTGGGGCATCGATGAGGAATGGCGCATCGGGGTGATGAGCGGGAAATCCGAAACGCGCCTGGACAGCCGCGGACTCGACGGCGATCTCGACAGCTGGCATTTGGGAGCTTATGCCCTACGTCAAAACGGACCAATGTCACTGCGCCTGGGCGCGACCTATAGCAGCCACGACGGCAGCACTAAACGCCGGGTTGCCTTCAAAGGTTTCAGCGACCGCCCCGAAGGCCGTTACGATGCCAACACCCAGCAGGCCTTTGCGGAATTGGGTTACAACCTGGGCCAGGCGAACGTCAGCATCGAACCGTTTGCCAGCCTGGGCTACCAGCGCTATCAGCGCGACACTTACACGGAAAAAGGCGGCGCAGCGGCGCTGAAGGTACACGGTCAAACCCAGACCAACATGAACAGCACATTCGGCCTGCGGCTGGCGAAGCTCAACACTCTGGATAACGGCATGCAACTGACGCCACGGTTCAGTGCCGGCTGGAAACACACTTACGGGGACGTCTACAGCGATACCCGCCAACAATTGGTGACGGGCGGAAAAAACTTCACCGTTTCCGGTGCGCCGCTGGATCGTGACAGTCTGCTGGTCGATGCAGGGCTGGACCTTGGATTGTCAGCAAAACACACCCTGGGCGTCGGTCTCACTGGCGAGATCGGCACCGACAGCCGAAACCACGGCGTGACGGGTCAGTGGCGAATGGCGTTCTGA
- a CDS encoding amino acid ABC transporter permease, whose protein sequence is MTSFPKPPQPPQPVAESRLQRIFGFRTRLYLTWAAMLGLFASFFLSFDLKFSIILDKLPNLIGLHLAPNGFLQGAVLTLFLCLCSIVTSSLLGFITALARLSKSAVAFGIASFYASFFRGTPLLIQILLIYLGLPQLGIVPGAIAAGIIALSLNYGAYLSEIFRAGILGVPHGQREASLALGMRETVIFWRVTLPQAMRTIIPPTTNQFISMLKDSSLISVMGVWEVMFLAQSYGRSSYRYIEMLTTAAVIYWVMSIGLELIQARMERHYGKAYLSRS, encoded by the coding sequence ATGACTTCTTTCCCAAAACCTCCCCAGCCGCCGCAACCGGTGGCTGAGTCGCGGCTGCAACGGATCTTCGGATTCCGCACGCGGCTGTACCTGACCTGGGCAGCGATGCTCGGGTTGTTCGCCAGCTTCTTCCTGAGCTTCGACCTGAAGTTCTCGATCATCCTCGACAAACTGCCGAACCTGATCGGCCTGCACCTGGCGCCCAACGGCTTCTTGCAGGGCGCGGTGCTGACGTTGTTCTTGTGCCTGTGTTCGATCGTGACCTCCTCGCTGCTGGGCTTCATCACTGCCCTGGCACGACTGTCGAAAAGCGCCGTGGCCTTCGGCATTGCGAGCTTCTATGCCTCGTTCTTTCGTGGCACACCGCTACTGATCCAGATCCTGCTGATCTACCTCGGCCTGCCACAACTTGGCATCGTCCCGGGCGCAATCGCCGCCGGCATCATCGCCCTGTCGCTCAACTACGGCGCTTACCTCAGCGAAATCTTCCGCGCCGGCATCCTCGGCGTCCCCCACGGCCAACGCGAAGCATCCCTGGCCCTGGGCATGCGCGAAACCGTGATCTTCTGGCGCGTCACCCTGCCCCAGGCCATGCGCACCATCATCCCGCCGACCACCAACCAATTCATCTCGATGCTCAAAGACTCGTCGCTGATCTCGGTGATGGGGGTTTGGGAGGTGATGTTTCTGGCGCAATCGTATGGGCGCTCGAGCTATCGCTACATCGAAATGCTCACGACGGCGGCGGTGATTTATTGGGTGATGTCGATTGGGTTGGAGCTGATTCAGGCGAGGATGGAGCGGCATTATGGGAAGGCGTATTTGAGCCGTAGTTAG
- a CDS encoding ABC transporter substrate-binding protein, translating into MKFQPLLALGLTILAASTQAFGGATLDRVEKKKELVGVLMESYPPFSFLNDQNQLDGFDVDVAKAVADKLGVKLRLETPSWDVIAAGRWSGRYDICICSMTPSKARAEVFDFPVEYYASPAVIVVNAKDDSIHSAKDLSGKKVGLTSASSYESYLNKNLVIEGAEDTQLQYPFEDVQIAPYDTDNVAFQDLGLGAGVRLDAILTNLVTAQPRLTEDKRFKLAGEPLYSEPNSVAIEKGDAQWDAKVRDVFAQLKQDGTLSKLSQKWIGADISK; encoded by the coding sequence GTGAAATTCCAACCGCTACTGGCCCTGGGCCTGACGATTCTGGCTGCCTCCACCCAAGCCTTTGGCGGCGCCACGCTGGATCGCGTCGAAAAAAAGAAAGAGCTCGTGGGCGTGTTGATGGAAAGCTACCCACCCTTCTCGTTCCTCAATGATCAGAACCAGCTCGATGGCTTCGACGTCGACGTGGCCAAGGCCGTGGCAGACAAACTGGGCGTCAAACTGCGCCTCGAAACCCCGTCCTGGGACGTGATCGCGGCCGGCCGCTGGAGTGGGCGCTATGACATCTGCATCTGCTCCATGACCCCGAGCAAGGCCCGTGCCGAGGTCTTCGACTTCCCGGTCGAGTACTACGCCTCGCCAGCGGTGATCGTGGTCAACGCCAAGGACGACAGCATCCACAGCGCCAAAGACCTGAGCGGCAAAAAAGTCGGCCTCACCAGCGCCTCCAGCTACGAAAGCTACCTGAACAAGAACCTGGTGATCGAAGGCGCCGAAGACACTCAATTGCAGTACCCGTTCGAAGATGTGCAGATCGCGCCGTATGACACCGACAATGTCGCCTTCCAGGACCTTGGCCTGGGCGCTGGCGTGCGGCTGGATGCGATCCTCACCAACCTTGTCACCGCGCAACCGCGCCTGACCGAAGACAAACGCTTCAAGCTCGCCGGCGAGCCGCTGTACTCGGAGCCAAACTCGGTGGCCATTGAAAAAGGCGACGCCCAGTGGGACGCCAAAGTGCGTGACGTCTTCGCTCAGCTGAAACAGGACGGCACCCTGAGCAAGCTTTCGCAAAAATGGATCGGCGCCGACATCAGCAAATGA
- a CDS encoding homocysteine S-methyltransferase family protein, giving the protein MGAASTVILDGGMGRELQRRGAPFRQPEWSALALSEAPQAVEAVHSAYIESGANVITCNSYAVVPFHIGEERFAAEGQALAALAGELARRAVEASGKAVRVAGSLPPLFGSYRPDLFDAARATELLAPLVKGLAPHVDLWLAETQSSIVEARAIHAGLPTDGKPFWLSFTLKDEDTDEVPRLRSGESVAEAAAVAAELGVETLLFNCSQPEVIGAAIDAARETFERLGVKIHIGAYANAFPPQPKEATANDGLDPLRDDLDPPGYLQWAADWKERGASHLGGCCGIGPEHIAVLTQKLA; this is encoded by the coding sequence ATGGGCGCAGCAAGCACAGTAATTCTGGATGGCGGCATGGGTCGTGAGTTGCAGCGTCGAGGCGCGCCGTTCAGACAGCCCGAGTGGTCGGCGCTGGCCTTGAGCGAAGCGCCGCAAGCGGTAGAGGCGGTGCACTCGGCTTATATCGAAAGCGGTGCCAACGTGATTACCTGCAACAGTTACGCGGTGGTGCCGTTTCACATTGGCGAAGAACGTTTTGCCGCAGAAGGGCAGGCGCTCGCGGCGTTGGCCGGTGAGCTGGCTCGGCGCGCTGTAGAGGCTTCGGGCAAAGCGGTGCGTGTGGCCGGCTCATTGCCGCCGCTGTTTGGGTCCTATCGTCCGGACCTTTTCGATGCTGCTCGGGCGACTGAGTTGTTGGCGCCGCTGGTGAAGGGTCTGGCACCTCATGTCGATCTATGGCTGGCGGAAACCCAGAGTTCGATCGTTGAAGCGCGAGCGATCCATGCCGGTCTGCCAACAGACGGCAAGCCGTTCTGGCTGTCGTTTACCCTGAAGGATGAGGACACGGACGAAGTGCCGCGCTTGCGTTCGGGTGAGTCGGTGGCTGAAGCCGCAGCCGTGGCGGCTGAGCTGGGCGTCGAGACGTTGCTGTTCAACTGCAGCCAGCCGGAAGTGATCGGTGCTGCGATTGATGCCGCGCGGGAAACCTTTGAGCGTTTGGGGGTGAAGATTCACATCGGCGCGTACGCCAATGCCTTCCCGCCGCAACCGAAAGAGGCCACGGCCAACGACGGTCTGGACCCGTTGCGTGACGATCTCGATCCGCCGGGTTACTTGCAGTGGGCGGCGGATTGGAAAGAACGCGGCGCCAGTCATTTGGGCGGTTGTTGCGGGATCGGGCCGGAGCACATTGCAGTGTTGACGCAAAAGTTGGCGTAG
- a CDS encoding GNAT family N-acetyltransferase has translation MSISLADWKGVPAPSVQTLEGRFIRLEKLDPACHADGLWEALQGPGADPKLWDYLPYGPFPERSAFNDWLNNHAANSDPYFFSVIDRASGDVQGILSLMSIVPSQGRIEIGHVTFGAPMQRSPKSTEAVYLLAKESFALGYRRLEWKCNNGNARSKYAAERLGFSFEGVFRQHMVVKGQNRDTAWYSILDSEWPAIGAGFERWLSDENQTDSGQVKTLAECRG, from the coding sequence ATGTCGATTTCACTCGCCGACTGGAAAGGCGTTCCGGCACCGTCGGTTCAAACCCTCGAAGGGCGTTTCATCCGCCTGGAAAAACTCGACCCGGCGTGTCACGCCGACGGTTTGTGGGAGGCTCTGCAAGGACCGGGTGCCGACCCAAAACTCTGGGACTATTTGCCATACGGTCCTTTCCCGGAGCGCAGCGCGTTCAACGATTGGCTGAACAACCATGCGGCCAATAGCGACCCGTATTTCTTCAGCGTGATCGACCGTGCCAGCGGCGATGTGCAGGGCATCCTCAGTTTGATGTCGATTGTTCCTTCACAAGGTCGGATCGAGATCGGCCATGTCACGTTTGGCGCGCCGATGCAGCGCTCGCCGAAAAGTACAGAGGCGGTTTACCTGCTGGCCAAGGAATCCTTTGCGCTGGGATATCGGCGGCTGGAGTGGAAGTGCAACAACGGCAACGCCCGCTCCAAGTACGCGGCCGAGCGGCTGGGGTTCAGCTTTGAAGGGGTGTTTCGCCAGCACATGGTGGTCAAGGGTCAGAACCGGGATACGGCGTGGTATTCGATTCTGGACTCGGAATGGCCAGCGATCGGGGCAGGGTTTGAGCGCTGGCTGTCCGATGAGAACCAGACGGATTCGGGGCAGGTGAAAACGTTGGCCGAGTGCCGCGGGTAA
- a CDS encoding GNAT family N-acetyltransferase, whose translation MSQIDIRQVTADDHAAWLPLWQAYLRFYNTELPEAVTQSTWQRMLDPSEPTHAALAWADGKAVGMVHFIYHRSNWSIENSCYLQDLLVTPETRGTGVGRQLIEFVYATAKEDGCCKVHWLTHETNATAIQLYERIAERPGFIQFRKAI comes from the coding sequence ATGAGTCAGATCGACATCCGCCAGGTCACCGCCGACGACCACGCCGCCTGGTTGCCCTTGTGGCAAGCGTACCTGCGTTTCTACAACACCGAACTGCCTGAGGCCGTCACCCAAAGCACTTGGCAGCGCATGCTCGACCCGAGCGAACCGACCCATGCCGCGCTGGCCTGGGCCGATGGCAAAGCGGTGGGCATGGTGCACTTCATCTACCATCGTTCGAACTGGAGCATCGAAAACTCCTGCTACCTGCAAGACCTGTTGGTAACGCCTGAAACCCGCGGCACTGGCGTCGGCCGACAGTTGATCGAATTCGTTTACGCGACAGCCAAAGAGGACGGTTGCTGCAAGGTCCACTGGCTGACCCACGAAACCAATGCCACTGCGATTCAGCTCTATGAGCGCATTGCCGAACGCCCCGGTTTCATCCAGTTTCGCAAAGCCATTTAA
- a CDS encoding FMN-binding negative transcriptional regulator, with amino-acid sequence MYTPSSFAIDDLHELHQQILGTRLAVLVTHGEQGLQASHLPLLLSSDQGPNGTLYGHFAKANPQWRELQNGAEALVIFAGADAYVSPGFYPSKAEHGKVVPTWNYVAVHAYGTAEVFTDADRLRTLVSALTDRHEAGRASPWKVADAPADYIDGMLKAIVGFALPIQRLEGKRKLSQNRNAADIAGVREGLAASPDVHDQALAHLMR; translated from the coding sequence ATGTACACGCCAAGCAGCTTTGCCATAGATGATTTGCATGAACTGCACCAGCAGATACTCGGCACCCGCCTCGCGGTGTTGGTCACACACGGGGAGCAAGGTCTGCAAGCCAGCCATTTGCCGCTGCTGTTGAGTTCAGACCAAGGCCCGAATGGCACCCTTTATGGACACTTCGCCAAGGCCAATCCGCAATGGCGGGAATTGCAGAACGGCGCCGAAGCCCTGGTGATTTTTGCCGGTGCCGACGCTTATGTCAGCCCGGGGTTTTACCCGAGCAAAGCCGAGCACGGCAAAGTCGTGCCGACCTGGAACTACGTCGCCGTGCATGCCTACGGCACGGCCGAAGTGTTCACCGACGCCGATCGCCTGCGCACTCTGGTCAGCGCGCTGACTGATCGTCATGAAGCGGGTCGTGCCAGTCCTTGGAAAGTCGCCGATGCCCCCGCCGACTACATTGATGGGATGCTCAAGGCCATCGTCGGTTTTGCCTTGCCGATCCAGCGCCTGGAAGGCAAACGCAAGCTCAGCCAGAACCGCAACGCTGCAGACATCGCCGGTGTGCGCGAGGGGCTTGCCGCCAGCCCTGATGTGCACGACCAGGCCCTCGCCCACTTGATGCGTTAA
- a CDS encoding PLP-dependent aminotransferase family protein, producing MTSEPLSLSFNPAGIELDRRQGLSRQLYQALRVRVLDGRLASGTRLPASRDLAAALSISRNSVVRAYDQLYAEGFIEGRVGDGTYVAQLPQSVLPVKKPSTKVSTGLSTGLPTALSTNWLDLPVVSSSKVIHSGALGRVEKNHLALPPSGPPRAFRVGVPAFDLFPFEVWAKLNAAFWRKPDLQQLCYGDPAGDARLRGLIAAYLRSSRGMQCTAEQIVITSGAQQGISLCAQLLVEPGDGVAIENPGYRAAGHAFAVAGARLHGVAVDSEGIDCSELNGLNDCRLAYVTPSHQYPTGVVMSLARRLELLAWAERTEGWIVEDDYDGEYRYSGAPLAPLAALDRHGRVLYVGTFGKVAFPALRLGYLVLPPALVDAFAQRRAVDVRHSEVSTQAVMAEFMAAGHFQRHIRRMRRAALSRRNTLLANWPSDIPGVGSLPSVAAGLHLTVSVESLARESELVAQAEAVGVEINALSSYWLPDSTRPADQRAGLVLGFAAVPEADIESALMRLRSVWCR from the coding sequence ATGACCAGCGAGCCACTGTCCTTGTCATTCAACCCGGCGGGTATCGAACTCGATCGCCGTCAGGGTTTGAGTCGTCAACTCTATCAAGCCTTGCGAGTGCGAGTGCTCGACGGTCGGCTGGCCAGCGGTACGCGATTACCGGCCAGTCGCGATCTGGCGGCGGCGTTGTCAATTTCCCGAAACAGCGTGGTCCGGGCCTACGATCAGCTCTACGCCGAGGGCTTTATTGAAGGGCGTGTGGGTGACGGGACGTATGTCGCGCAATTGCCTCAATCAGTGTTGCCGGTGAAAAAACCATCCACAAAAGTATCCACAGGGTTGTCAACAGGGTTACCCACAGCCTTATCCACAAATTGGCTGGATTTACCTGTGGTTTCATCCAGCAAAGTTATCCACAGCGGTGCGCTGGGACGCGTGGAAAAGAACCATTTGGCCTTGCCACCGAGTGGTCCGCCTCGTGCGTTTCGGGTCGGTGTACCGGCGTTCGATCTGTTTCCTTTCGAGGTTTGGGCCAAGCTGAATGCGGCTTTTTGGCGTAAACCGGATCTCCAGCAACTGTGTTACGGCGATCCAGCAGGCGACGCGCGCTTGCGCGGCCTGATTGCCGCGTATTTGCGCAGCTCGCGGGGGATGCAGTGCACGGCTGAGCAAATAGTGATCACCAGTGGCGCACAGCAGGGGATTAGCCTTTGTGCACAGCTGCTGGTAGAGCCCGGCGATGGCGTGGCGATCGAGAATCCGGGGTATCGGGCGGCGGGTCATGCGTTCGCCGTAGCCGGTGCGCGATTGCACGGGGTGGCGGTGGACAGCGAGGGCATCGACTGCAGCGAATTGAATGGGCTCAACGATTGTCGACTGGCCTATGTCACGCCGTCGCATCAGTACCCGACCGGGGTGGTGATGAGTCTGGCGCGGCGGCTGGAGTTGTTGGCCTGGGCCGAGCGAACCGAGGGGTGGATCGTCGAAGACGATTACGACGGCGAATATCGTTACAGCGGCGCGCCACTGGCACCGCTGGCTGCGCTTGATCGTCACGGGCGGGTGCTCTACGTCGGCACTTTCGGCAAAGTGGCTTTTCCGGCATTGCGCCTGGGCTATCTGGTGCTGCCACCGGCATTGGTAGACGCTTTCGCCCAGCGTCGCGCGGTCGATGTGCGCCATTCCGAGGTGAGCACCCAGGCCGTCATGGCCGAGTTCATGGCGGCCGGGCATTTCCAGCGGCATATCCGCCGCATGCGCCGCGCCGCGTTGAGTCGTCGCAATACGCTTCTGGCCAACTGGCCCTCGGACATTCCCGGGGTTGGCAGCCTGCCGAGTGTGGCGGCAGGGCTGCATTTGACGGTTTCGGTCGAGAGCCTGGCCCGCGAGTCTGAGCTGGTGGCCCAAGCGGAAGCGGTGGGTGTCGAGATCAATGCTTTGAGCAGTTATTGGCTGCCGGACTCGACCCGGCCAGCGGATCAGCGTGCCGGGTTGGTATTGGGCTTCGCTGCGGTGCCGGAGGCTGATATTGAGTCGGCGCTGATGCGGTTGCGTTCTGTTTGGTGTCGCTGA
- a CDS encoding polyamine ABC transporter substrate-binding protein, whose product MKSLKRFIAPALFPTVLCATVLSGAVHAEERTLRVYNWFDYITPKALEDFKAQNTQTKLVYDIFDTNEALEAKLLTGNSGYDVVVPSNVFLAKQIEAGVFQPLDRSKLPNWNHLDPKLMKLIEANDPGNKFAVPYMYGTILIGFNPDKIKAALGANAPVDSWDLIFKEENISKLKQCGVALLDSPSEILPLALQHLGLDPNSKKPADYEKAEALLMKIRPYVTYFHSSKYMADIANGDICVAVGYSGSFSQAANRAKEAKNGVIVDMRLPKEGAPIWFDMLSIPKGAKNPEDAYTFINYLLQPQVIAPVSDFVGYPNPNKDATEMVDPAIRNNPNLYPTETAMSTLYTLQPLPRDAERARTRAWTKIKSGT is encoded by the coding sequence ATGAAAAGTCTCAAGCGTTTTATCGCGCCAGCACTCTTCCCCACAGTGCTGTGCGCCACAGTACTCAGTGGTGCTGTCCACGCTGAAGAGCGAACGTTGCGCGTCTACAACTGGTTCGACTACATCACCCCCAAAGCCCTGGAAGACTTCAAGGCCCAGAACACCCAGACCAAACTGGTCTACGACATCTTCGACACCAACGAAGCGCTGGAGGCCAAGCTGCTGACCGGCAACTCCGGCTATGACGTGGTCGTGCCGTCCAACGTATTCCTTGCCAAACAGATCGAGGCCGGCGTTTTCCAGCCACTGGACCGCAGCAAACTGCCGAACTGGAACCACCTCGATCCCAAGCTGATGAAGCTGATCGAAGCCAACGATCCGGGTAACAAATTTGCCGTGCCGTACATGTACGGCACCATCCTGATCGGCTTCAACCCGGACAAAATCAAGGCTGCGCTGGGCGCCAACGCACCGGTGGACAGCTGGGACCTGATCTTCAAGGAAGAGAACATCAGCAAGCTCAAGCAGTGCGGCGTAGCCCTGCTCGACTCGCCATCGGAGATCCTGCCACTGGCCCTGCAACACCTGGGCCTGGACCCCAACAGCAAGAAGCCTGCGGACTACGAAAAGGCTGAAGCGCTGTTGATGAAGATCCGTCCGTATGTCACCTACTTCCATTCTTCGAAGTACATGGCCGACATCGCCAACGGTGACATCTGTGTCGCAGTCGGTTACTCCGGCAGCTTCTCCCAGGCAGCGAACCGCGCCAAGGAAGCCAAGAACGGCGTGATCGTCGACATGCGCCTGCCGAAAGAAGGCGCGCCGATCTGGTTCGACATGCTCTCGATCCCCAAAGGCGCGAAGAACCCGGAAGACGCCTACACCTTCATCAACTACTTGTTGCAGCCGCAGGTGATTGCACCGGTCAGCGACTTCGTCGGCTACCCGAACCCGAACAAGGACGCCACCGAAATGGTCGACCCGGCGATCCGCAACAACCCGAATCTGTACCCGACCGAAACAGCGATGAGTACGCTCTACACCCTGCAACCGCTGCCCCGTGATGCCGAACGAGCGCGGACCCGAGCCTGGACCAAGATCAAGTCCGGGACTTGA
- a CDS encoding histone deacetylase family protein codes for MLTIYSDDHHLHHGRCELMDGQLMPCFEMPSRADHVLQRVQCRDLGPVEAPQDFGLDPIARVHSRDYLDFFKGAWTRWTEFGTDGDLLPYTWPARTLRRIMPTSLHGQLGYYSFDGGAPITAGTWQAAYSAAQVALTAQAVIQRGARSAFALCRPPGHHAASDLMGGYCYLNNAAIAAQAFLDQGHKKVAILDVDYHHGNGTQSIFYERSDVLFTSIHGHPEAEFPFFLGYEDELGEGAGEGFNFNYPLPAGSGWDSWSAALEQACKEIEKYGADIVVVSLGVDTFKDDPISQFKLDSPDYLAMGARIAGLGKPTLFVMEGGYAVEEIGINAVNVLEGFESAQ; via the coding sequence ATGCTGACGATCTACTCGGACGATCACCACCTGCACCACGGTCGTTGCGAATTGATGGACGGGCAACTGATGCCCTGCTTCGAAATGCCCTCGCGGGCCGACCATGTTCTGCAACGCGTGCAGTGCCGCGATCTCGGCCCTGTGGAGGCGCCCCAGGATTTCGGCCTCGACCCGATCGCGCGCGTCCACAGCCGCGACTACCTCGACTTCTTCAAAGGTGCCTGGACGCGCTGGACCGAATTCGGCACCGACGGCGACTTGCTGCCCTACACCTGGCCAGCCCGCACCCTGCGCCGGATCATGCCCACCAGCCTGCACGGCCAGCTCGGTTATTACAGCTTCGACGGTGGCGCACCGATTACCGCCGGTACCTGGCAAGCGGCATACAGTGCGGCGCAAGTCGCGTTGACCGCGCAAGCCGTCATTCAGCGCGGCGCCCGCAGTGCCTTCGCCTTATGCCGGCCACCGGGACACCACGCCGCCAGCGATTTGATGGGCGGTTATTGCTACCTCAACAACGCCGCCATCGCCGCGCAGGCCTTTCTCGATCAGGGCCATAAAAAGGTCGCGATCCTCGACGTCGACTACCACCACGGCAACGGCACTCAATCGATTTTCTATGAGCGCAGCGACGTGCTGTTCACCTCGATCCATGGTCATCCGGAAGCCGAGTTCCCGTTCTTCCTCGGCTATGAAGATGAGCTGGGTGAAGGGGCCGGCGAAGGTTTCAACTTCAACTACCCTTTGCCGGCCGGCAGCGGTTGGGACAGTTGGAGCGCCGCGCTGGAACAAGCCTGCAAAGAGATCGAAAAGTACGGCGCCGATATCGTCGTCGTATCCCTGGGCGTCGATACGTTCAAGGACGACCCGATTTCCCAATTCAAGCTCGACAGCCCGGATTACCTGGCCATGGGCGCGCGCATCGCCGGCCTCGGCAAGCCGACGCTGTTCGTGATGGAAGGCGGCTACGCGGTAGAAGAAATCGGCATCAATGCCGTGAACGTTCTCGAAGGTTTTGAAAGCGCCCAATGA